From a single Leopardus geoffroyi isolate Oge1 chromosome E1, O.geoffroyi_Oge1_pat1.0, whole genome shotgun sequence genomic region:
- the KRT23 gene encoding keratin, type I cytoskeletal 23, translating into MISSHNFSQTLSGSFHGTGGSWGQLGSFPRAPSVHGGAGGVRVSLSFSSPSCLPPGGSWGSRRGNSLPGRNGKEMMQNLNDRLASYLEKVRALEEANEQLESRILKWHEQRDPGSKQNYSQYEENISHLQEQIMDGKQTNAQITLLIDNARMAVDDFGLKYENEHSFKKDLEIEVEGLRKTLDDLTIVTTDLEQEVEGMRKELILMKKHHEQEMIERHVPNDFKVNVKVDATPGDDLIKILEEMREEYEFIIKKKHQELDTWYKEQSAAMAQEVASPAAVPSSQSDIHELKRTFQALEIDLQAQCHRKSALENMLSETQSRYSCQLRDMQYVISHYEDELTQLRHDLERQNNEYKVLLGIKTHLEKEIATYHQLLEGESEGTMEESKSSVKASAAPKIKAITQESINGRIILSQVNEIQKYA; encoded by the exons ATGATCTCCAGCCACAACTTTAGCCAGACCCTCTCAGGCTCCTTCCATGGCACAGGAGGCAGCTGGGGCCAGCTGGGGAGCTTCCCTCGGGCTCCCAGTGTCCACGGGGGTGCCGGGGGCGTCCGCGTCTCCCTTTCCTTCAGCTCGCCAAGCTGCCTGCCTCCTGGAGGGTCTTGGGGTTCCAGAAGAGGCAATTCCCTCCCAGGCAGGAATGGGAAGGAGATGATGCAGAACCTCAATGACCGCCTGGCCTCCTACCTGGAGAAGGTACGTGCCCTGGAGGAGGCCAACGAGCAGCTCGAGAGTCGCATCCTGAAGTGGCATGAGCAGAGAGATCCTGGCAGTAAGCAAAATTACTCCCAGTATGAGGAAAACATCAGCCACCTGCAGGAGCAG ATCATGGATGGCAAGCAGACCAACGCTCAGATCACTCTTCTCATTGACAATGCCAGGATGGCAGTGGATGACTTCGGCCTCAA GTACGAAAATGAACACTCCTTCAAGAAAGATTTGGAAATTGAAGTTGAAGGTCTCCGAAAGACCTTGGATGATCTGACCATTGTCACAACAGATCTGGAACAGGAGGTTGAGGGGATGAGGAAAGAGCTCATTCTCATGAAGAAGCACCATGAGCAG GAAATGATAGAACGTCATGTGCCAAATGACTTCAAGGTCAATGTGAAGGTGGATGCAACTCCAGGAGATGATCTAATTAAGATTCtggaggaaatgagagaggaaTATGAGTTTATAATAAAGAAGAagcatcaagagttggacacttggtaTAAAGAGCAG TCAGCAGCCATGGCGCAAGAAGTGGCCAGTCCAGCAGCTGTGCCAAGTAGCCAAAGTGACATCCATGAGCTGAAGCGCACTTTCCAGGCCCTGGAGATTGACCTGCAGGCGCAGTGCCACAGG AAATCTGCTTTAGAGAACATGCTGTCAGAGACCCAGTCCCGGTACTCCTGCCAGCTCCGGGACATGCAATACGTCATCTCCCACTATGAGGATGAACTGACACAGCTACGCCATGACCTGGAGCGGCAGAACAATGAATACAAGGTCCTCCTGGGCATCAAGACCCACCTGGAGAAGGAAATCGCCACCTACCACCAGCTCttggagggagagagcgaggg GACGATGGAAGAATCAAAATCAAGtgtgaaag CATCTGCAGCTCCAAAGATCAAGGCCATCACACAGGAGAGCATCAACGGAAGAATAATTCTTTCTCAAGTGAATGAGATCCAAAAGTATGCATAA
- the KRT39 gene encoding keratin, type I cytoskeletal 39 — protein sequence MDTKGCTTTISSSTPHQRCSRITNFRTIFPNTSCQYGGLEANSCHPTPCFYLTPICLINNFGACPPLDDCDWCGEGINSKEKETMQILNERLANYLEKVRILEQENTELECKIQEECNKELCVVCPDYRSYYATIEELQQKILCTKAENSRLVSQIDNTKLAADDLRAKYEAEVSLRQGVEADANGLQRILNALSLAKADLEARVQSLKEELLSLKNNHEEEINSLQSQLGDRLNIEVTAAPAVDLNRVLQEMRCQYESIMETNRREVEQWFNTQMEGLNQQVVTSSQQQQFCLKDITELRRTMNALEIELQAQHRMRDSQECILAETEARYTALLAQIQCLIDNVEAQLAEIRCALERQNQEYEILLDVKSQLECEIATYRSLLESSDVELPCNPCVTTCEPSSKASTKECTAPAYNTSSSASRGSHELCCTCRVLPQILVKIFTITQEIRDGKVISSHEHVQPCFIPRIAKA from the exons ATGGATACCAAAGGCTGTACAACAACTATTTCTTCTTCCACGCCACACCAAAGATGCTCTAGGATTACAAATTTTAGGACCATCTTTCCCAACACCAGCTGCCAATATGGTGGTCTCGAAGCCAACAGCTGCCACCCTACTCCTTGCTTTTATCTCACACCCATCTGCTTGATTAACAACTTCGGTGCCTGTCCCCCTCTGGATGACTGCGACTGGTGTGGTGAAGGTATCAACAgtaaagagaaagagaccatGCAAATTTTGAACGAGCGCCTTGCTAACTACCTGGAGAAGGTGCGGATCTTGGAACAAGAGAACACTGAACTGGAGTGCAAAATCCAGGAGGAGTGTAACAAAGAGCTTTGTGTCGTATGTCCTGACTACAGGTCCTACTACGCTACCATTGAGGAGCTCCAGCAGAAG ATCTTGTGTACCAAGGCTGAGAATTCCAGACTGGTCTCACAAATTGACAACACCAAACTGGCTGCTGATGACTTGAGAGCCAA GTACGAAGCTGAGGTGTCCCTACGCCAGGGAGTGGAGGCAGATGCCAACGGCCTACAGCGGATCCTGAATGCCCTGAGCCTCGCCAAGGCTGACCTGGAGGCACGAGTCCAGTCTCTGAAGGAAGAGCTCCTCAGCCTTAAAAACAACCATGAAGAG gAAATCAATTCCTTACAGAGCCAGCTTGGGGACAGACTCAACATTGAAGTGACCGCTGCCCCTGCTGTCGATCTAAACCGGGTTCTACAAGAAATGAGATGTCAGTATGAGTCCATCATGGAGACAAACCGCAGAGAAGTGGAACAGTGGTTCAACACACAG ATGGAGGGGCTGAACCAGCAGGTGGTGACCAGCTCTCAACAGCAGCAGTTCTGCCTGAAGGACATCACTGAGCTGAGACGCACCATGAATGCTCTGGAGATTGAACTGCAGGCCCAGCACAGAATG AGAGATTCCCAGGAATGCATCCTGGCGGAGACAGAGGCCCGCTACACGGCCTTACTGGCCCAGATCCAGTGTCTGATTGATAATGTGGAGGCTCAGCTGGCAGAGATCAGGTGTGCCCTAGAAAGACAGAACCAAGAATATGAGATTCTGCTGGATGTCAAGTCCCAGCTGGAGTGTGAGATTGCCACATACCGCAGCCTTCTGGAGAGTTCAGATGTcga GCTTCCCTGTAACCCGTGTGTCACCACATGTGAGCCTTCCAGTAAGGCCAGCACCAAGGAATGCACAGCCCCGGCTTACAATACATCATCCTCAGCCTCCCGCGGATCACATGAGCTCTGCTGTACCTGCAGAGTACTGCCCCAAATACTGGTTAAAATCTTCACCATCACGCAGGAGATTAGGGATGGCAAAGTCATTTCGTCTCACGAGCACGTGCAGCCTTGCTTCATCCCCAGAATTGCCAAAGCCTAA